Proteins encoded together in one Prunus dulcis chromosome 3, ALMONDv2, whole genome shotgun sequence window:
- the LOC117623587 gene encoding anaphase-promoting complex subunit 13, producing MAELNPGILIDIVDEEWMRSTLPDDELPLPPVLVVRTDDTEDSNQETQRVAADGWHDLALGSQ from the exons ATGGCTGAGTTAAACCCGGGTATACTCATAGATATTGTGGATGAAGAATGGATGAGAAGCACTCTTCCTGATGATG aacTTCCCCTTCCGCCAGTGCTTGTTGTACGGACTGATGACACCGAGGATTCAA ATCAGGAGACTCAACGAGTTGCTGCAGATGGTTGGCATGACCTTGCTTTAGGTTCTcagtga
- the LOC117622778 gene encoding senescence-specific cysteine protease SAG39-like, whose amino-acid sequence MESINLQLCKFCTCLALIIMLGAWSSEATSRSLQDASMHGRHEQWMTRYGRVYTDNEEKEKRFKIFKENVAYIESSNADASKPYKLRVNQFTDLTNEEFIASRNRFKGHECSTKTTSFKYENVTTSVPATMDWRKKGAVTPIKDQGQCGCCWAFSAVAATEGITQLTTGKLVSLSEQELVDCDTKSVDQGCEGGLMDDAFQFIQQNHGLSTEANYPYNGVDGTCNTKKEANIAAKITGHEDVPANDEKALLNAVAHQPVSVAIDASGSDFQFYSSGVFTGTCGTSLDHGVTAVGYGVSDDGTKYWLVKNSWGTEWGEEGYIRMQRDVDAKEGLCGIAMEASYPTA is encoded by the exons ATGGAGTCCATTAACCTGCAGCTGTGCAAATTCTGTACTTGTCTGGCGTTAATCATCATGTTGGGTGCATGGTCTTCTGAAGCCACTTCTCGTAGTCTTCAAGATGCATCCATGCATGGGAGACACGAACAGTGGATGACTCGTTATGGACGTGTATATACCGACaatgaagagaaagaaaaacgTTTCAAGATATTTAAGGAAAATGTTGCATATATAGAATCTTCCAACGCGGATGCAAGCAAACCTTACAAATTAAGAGTCAATCAATTTACTGACCTTACAAATGAAGAATTCATAGCCTCAAGAAATAGATTCAAGGGGCATGAATGTTCCACAAAAACGACTTCCTTCAAGTATGAAAATGTTACGACATCGGTGCCAGCTACGATGGATTGGAGAAAGAAAGGAGCTGTAACACCCATCAAGGATCAAGGCCAATGTG GATGTTGTTGGGCATTTTCAGCAGTGGCAGCGACAGAAGGAATTACTCAACTTACAACTGGTAAACTGGTCTCTTTGTCTGAGCAAGAGCTTGTTGATTGCGACACCAAAAGTGTAGACCAAGGTTGTGAGGGTGGTTTAATGGATGATGCCTTTCAGTTCATCCAACAAAATCATGGGCTTAGCACAGAAGCTAACTACCCCTACAACGGTGTTGATGGTACATGCAACACCAAGAAGGAAGCTAACATTGCAGCCAAGATAACTGGCCACGAAGATGTTCCCGCAAACGACGAAAAGGCCCTTCTTAACGCCGTCGCTCATCAACCTGTTTCTGTTGCCATTGACGCTAGTGGTTCTGACTTCCAATTCTATTCAAGTGGTGTCTTTACAGGAACTTGTGGAACGAGCCTAGACCATGGTGTTACGGCTGTTGGTTATGGAGTCAGTGATGATGGGACTAAGTATTGGTTGGTGAAAAACTCATGGGGCACGGAATGGGGTGAAGAAGGATACATAAGAATGCAAAGAGATGTTGATGCTAAGGAAGGCCTATGTGGCATTGCTATGGAAGCCTCTTACCCCACTGCATAG